The window CGATACTGAAGAAGAACTGGTGCCAGTATCTATCGCCAAATTGCTCAAAGCGGTACAAGACAAAGAACAAGCTGAACTGGTGATTTTTGGTAAGCAATCTATCGATGGCGATAACAATCAAACCGGCCAAATGTTCGCAGCGCTGATGGATATGCCACAGGCGACCTTTGCTTCTGAAATCAAATTGGAAGGTCAATCTGTGCAAGTCGCTCGCGAAGTTGACGGTGGTATGCAAACCTTACTTATGGCGCTACCTGCAGTCGTGACTGCCGATCTACGTTTGAACGAACCTCGTTATGCTTCACTGCCTAACATTATGAAAGCTAAGCGTAAGCCATTAGAAGTCTTTACAGTGGCTGACTTGGGCGTGACGTTAAAGAGTCACCAAACGGTTGTGAAGGTCACTCCGCCAGCAGAGCGTAAAGCAGGCATCATGGTAGCGTCGGTTGTTGAGCTAGTTGAAAAGTTAAAAAATGAAGCGAAGGTGATCTAAATGGCCATTTTAGTATTAGCTGAACATGATAATGCCGCACTGAAACTCGATACGGCAAAAATCGTCACTGCCGCCCGCGCCATTGGCGATGAAGTGCATGTACTGGTTGCGGGTCACCAATGTGGCGCGGTTGTCCAAGCTGCGCAAGCACTACAAGGCGTTAGCCAAGTGCTCGTTGCCGATGCCAGCGTGTATGAAGCGCATTTAGCGGAAAATTTTGCCAAATTGCTGGTGGACTTAGCGCCAAACTATGGCCACATTCTGGCTTCTGCTTCGAGCTTAGGTAAGGACACGCTTCCGCGTGTGGCAGCATTATTAGATGTTGCGCAAATCTCTGAAGTCATTACCGTCGTCAGTGCGGACACTTTTGTGCGCCCTGTGTATGCGGGTAACGCCTTAGCGACAGTGCAAAGCCATGATGCCATCAAAGTGATGACAGTACGCGCCAGTGCGTTTGATGCTGCGCCAGAAGGTAACAGCGCGGCTGTGACGACACTCGATAAAGTGTTTGAAGCGAGAACTCAGTTTGTTTCTCAATCTTTGACGGTATCAGCCCGTCCAGAGTTAGGTAATGCTGGCATTATTGTTTCTGGCGGCCGTGGTATGGGCAGTGGTGAAAACTTCGGCATGTTAGAGCAGCTTGCTGACAAGCTCGGTGCTGCGGTTGGCGCATCACGCGCGGCAGTTGATGCTGGCTTCGTGCCTAACGATTTACAAGTGGGTCAAACCGGTAAAATCGTTGCGCCTAACTTATATATTGCTGTGGGAATTTCTGGCGCGATTCAACATTTAGCGGGCATGAAAGACGCGAAAGTAATCGTTGCTATTAACAAAGATCCTGAAGCGCCTATTTTCCAAGTTGCCGATTATGGCTTAGTTGCGGACTTATTTGAGGCGGTTCCTGAGCTGATCACAAGTCTCGATTGATTTAAACTGTGATCTAGGTCACATTAAGTGGCTTTGCGGTGGCATCTGCTAAGCCGCTTATGTTTTTATGTGCCTCACGCCCGCGTACGGGCGTTCTTAGAAGTAGAGGCGCGCCAAATATTAGTAGTGATCAGTAGGGTGATTCCGTTGATCGATTGCGAAAGGATTTGGTGCCGAAGTGGTTCGATTTATCACGATCAACTGCTGGGGTTGTACCTAATAGGTGCAACACTGCCATAGTATTTTCCGATACGGATATCGGAAATAGTTACTATGGAGCGCTACTGATAGGACAGGTGACCTTGGGTATCTATTGCCTTTCCCCACCAGTTCAGTCGCCCTCCATTCGTATTTAACGAAGATAATAATCAATGACTGTTATGAATTATGCCGATTCGGCACTTTCCTTGCTGCCGCCTGCGGTGGCTATTGTGTTGGCGATCTTAACTCGCCGTGTACTGCTTTCTTTGGGGTTAGGTATTTTAATTGGTGCTTTATTGCTCAATCAATTTTCACCTGTAGCGACGGGTGAATTTGTATTTAATGGTGTTAAAGGACTTTTTTGGACGGGCGAAGGCCTTAATTCGTGGAACTTATATATTCTCGGTTTCTTAATTGTACTGGGAATGATCACAGCGTTAATTACTGTCAGTGGCAGCGCGCGGGCTTTTGCCGATTGGGCTCGTTTACATATACGTAATAAACGTGACGCTAAATTATTAACCATGTTTTTAGGGTGTGTGGTTTTTATTGACGACTATTTCAATAGCTTAGTCGTAGGTTCGGTCGCTAGACCTGTTACCGACCGTTATTATATTTCCCGTGCTAAGTTAGCTTATTTATTAGATTCGACTGCGGCACCTGTGTGCGTTATTTCTCCAGTATCAAGTTGGGGCGCGTATATTATTGCACTTATTGGTGGAATATTAACGGCCCATGGTTTTGCTGATACGGGCCATTTGAGTATTTTTATTCAAATGATCCCAATGAACTTCTACGCAATCTTCTCCTTGTTATTATTACTTTTCGTTGTCTTTATGGGATTAGATGTTGGGCCAATGCGCGAGCATGAACTCAATGCCCAACGTGGTAATTTATACGATGAGTCAAAGGGATTACCGCCTGGAGCCAATGCGGATTTACCTGAAGCCGAAACCGGTAAGATCTTAGGTTTATTCCTGCCGATTACTGTGTTGGTATTTGCGACCCTGTATTTTATGATCAATAGTGGCGCTCAAGTACTTGCCGCTGAAGGGATTGAATTTAATATTATTTCAGCGTTTGAGAAAACCGATGTCAGTTCATCCCTTTTCTTTGGTGCATTAATCGGTTTAGCGATTTCGCTGATATTGAATTTAGTCCAAGGCGTTGAGAAATCAATGATAGTCAAAGGCATAGTGCAGGGCGCTCGCTCTATGCTGCCAGCGATTTATATCCTGTTATTTGCTTGGACTATCGCAGGCGTGATTGGCCAGCTCGAAACCGGCAAGTT of the Shewanella baltica genome contains:
- a CDS encoding electron transfer flavoprotein subunit beta/FixA family protein, with the translated sequence MKVLVPVKRVVDANVKVRVKADNTSVDTANLKMALNPFCEIAVEEAVRLKEAGSATEVVVVSIGNKAVQEQLRTALALGADRAIHIDTEEELVPVSIAKLLKAVQDKEQAELVIFGKQSIDGDNNQTGQMFAALMDMPQATFASEIKLEGQSVQVAREVDGGMQTLLMALPAVVTADLRLNEPRYASLPNIMKAKRKPLEVFTVADLGVTLKSHQTVVKVTPPAERKAGIMVASVVELVEKLKNEAKVI
- a CDS encoding electron transfer flavoprotein subunit alpha/FixB family protein, which translates into the protein MAILVLAEHDNAALKLDTAKIVTAARAIGDEVHVLVAGHQCGAVVQAAQALQGVSQVLVADASVYEAHLAENFAKLLVDLAPNYGHILASASSLGKDTLPRVAALLDVAQISEVITVVSADTFVRPVYAGNALATVQSHDAIKVMTVRASAFDAAPEGNSAAVTTLDKVFEARTQFVSQSLTVSARPELGNAGIIVSGGRGMGSGENFGMLEQLADKLGAAVGASRAAVDAGFVPNDLQVGQTGKIVAPNLYIAVGISGAIQHLAGMKDAKVIVAINKDPEAPIFQVADYGLVADLFEAVPELITSLD
- a CDS encoding Na+/H+ antiporter NhaC family protein; its protein translation is MTVMNYADSALSLLPPAVAIVLAILTRRVLLSLGLGILIGALLLNQFSPVATGEFVFNGVKGLFWTGEGLNSWNLYILGFLIVLGMITALITVSGSARAFADWARLHIRNKRDAKLLTMFLGCVVFIDDYFNSLVVGSVARPVTDRYYISRAKLAYLLDSTAAPVCVISPVSSWGAYIIALIGGILTAHGFADTGHLSIFIQMIPMNFYAIFSLLLLLFVVFMGLDVGPMREHELNAQRGNLYDESKGLPPGANADLPEAETGKILGLFLPITVLVFATLYFMINSGAQVLAAEGIEFNIISAFEKTDVSSSLFFGALIGLAISLILNLVQGVEKSMIVKGIVQGARSMLPAIYILLFAWTIAGVIGQLETGKFMASLATGNIPFAFLPALMFVLAGITAFSTGTSWGTFGIMLPIAADMAMGSHTGMMLPMLASVLAGAVFGDHCSPISDTTILSSTGASCHHIDHVVTQLPYALIAAFISLTGYVVLGFTESVVAGLVACSVVFVVSIIVLKIKSKGAIS